The Imtechella halotolerans DNA window GTGCCAAATAATCCGAAATATCACTATGATGAAGTCTGTCCGAATAGATTTCATCTACCTCTTTGATACGGATCTCAAAATCAAGTCCGAAATCTTTAAAAAACTGCTGTCGTCTAGGGGAGTTGGAAGCTAGAATGATTCGATAACCTGATAGTTTTTCTTGTAACATAGTGGTGTTAAGGATTGATAATTGTGAAATACATTAGTACTAGGATGCCTGCTGCTGCAACCAGTATACCTTTTAAAAAGGTACTTATAAATGGTATGTTTTTTTTATGTTTCACAGAGAAACAGCGAGTACTAATATACAATAAAGGTCCGATAATCCCCAATAGTACATACAAGACTACTGGGAGTTGAGTGTATAAATAACGATACATTATGCCAAAGGAAAGTAAGGCAGTACCAACGCATAATACTCCGCAAAGCACTCCTGTTCTACGGATTCCTATAAGAATGGGAATACTGCGTACCCCAAAGGAGTAGTCTCCATCCATATCATACGCATCTTTTATGATTTCTCTGATAAAGGATACGATAAAAGCAACTACACCAAGGCCCAAACTCCATTGGAAAATCCAAGAAACCACAAATCCTTTAAAGGCAGGTAACATAGGAATAATAGCAAAAATAGGGATGGTAAGTACATTTAAAAAAACCAGCAGTGCGACGATTAAATTCCCTATCAACAGCTTTTTATAAAAAGAGGTGGCATAGAGATATAATAGGGCAGAACATAAGATAAACCAGGTGGCATAGGATGGTTTTCCTAGCTGGTAACTAACCCAAAAACCAATACCGACACCTACCATATTAAGTGCTATATAAAGGTTGAAAGCTGATTTCTCTTGTACATGAGTGTTGATCACTACTCGGTTTGGGTAGTTAACTCGATCAATGTCGACACTTTCAATGGCGTGTAATACATACCCGGCAGCGGCAATGCATACACTGGCAACCACTAGCAAAGACCACTGAAATACATCTAAAGGAGTGGAGGGAACTAATGGCTTAATTAGTAAAAAATACATACTTGCCTGTACAAATACCAGTAGCAATAGGTTGGGTATCCGAAGCAGTCTGAGTACGGACATATTAGTCATATTTGGCTTCTGTGTCTGCTGCCCATTTACCTTGTACTTTCAGTACTTGTTCTATAATATCGCGAACACAACCCTGACCCCCTCGTTTATGTGAGACATAAAGAGAAGCATTTTTTACCTCTTGGACTGCATCTTGGGGACAGGATGCTACCGCAACCATTTCCATTGCAGGAAGGTCAGGAATATCATCCCCCATATATAATACATGTTGCGGAGCAATTCCATAAACATCTAGATACCGATCAAGTTCCTCCGCCTTATGATGCGAGCCCATATAGATGTCAGTAATTCCTAGTGCACGTAGTCTAGATCGAACTCCTTCGTTACTTCCTCCAGAAATGATGCACACGTTGTATCCTTTGTCTACGGCTGTTTTAAGAGCATATCCATCTTTAGTATTCATAGTGCGTAACAATTGTCCATCTGTGGTAATGATGACAGATCCGTCGGTAAGAACGCCATCTACATCAAATACAAAAGTGGTAATTTGATGAAGGTATTCTTTATAGCTTTTGGTGTCCATATGTAGTAAGAATTGATTCAGTGAAAGCACTATACAGTGATTGATACTGAGTGTTTGTTAAATGAGTAAGTTGTTTATCTATGGTATTTTTGTCATTTCTTCTAGCCGGTCCTGTTTGTGCATCAAATGGAGTCATCTCTGTAATTTTCTGAGCGGTTTCTTTTATTAAAGGCTTTAAAACATCAAAGGAAACCTGATGAGTCTCACATAGCTCTTGTCCAATAAAGTATAGGTGATTTACAAAGTTATTTACAAATACTGCAGAAAGATGCAAGGCGGCTCTTTGTGTACTGTTGACATGATAGCGTAAGGGAGTGATTTTAGCTCCTAATTCCTTTAATAGTTGCAAATCTTCAGGATTCTCAGCTTCCAGACATAAGGGAATCTGATCAAATGGAATCCTGCGATTCATCGAGAAGCTTTGTAATGCATAGAATACCCCTTTACGATTTTGATCTCCTAAGGAATCCATGGGAACACTGCCAGAGGTATGTACTACCAGTTGGTCTTTAAAAGGGAGTTCTAAAGAGACTTGCCTTATAGCGTCATCAGCTACTGCAATGATAAAAATATCGGCAGCATCCAAATCCTTTAGTGAATGAACTAAAGGTGTAGATAACTGATGGAATCCATCGGCAAACTCACTTCTGTTGTAAAGCTGTTGCAGTTTTACTCCTGAGGCATTATTCAGTGCAGTAGCCAAATGAAAAGCTACATTGCCACCTCCTATAATACTAACGGTAATCATGCTGCTAAAATACGGATTTTGGAATGATAGCTCAGTTTTTTGTTAGAATGATTAGCCTTGTGGCCTATAGGATTGATTTTTAATTAAAAGGGAAAGCAATAATCCCGTTCCTACTATACATGCCCCACTGATAAACGTGAGATAGGCTGCCTTTTCAGGGAAGGTATCTTTGAACAGGGCCACCATCTGAGGGCCTATAATTCCTGCTACCGACCAAGCCGTTAGGATGGCCCCATAAAGCATTGCGTAATTTTCAGAACCAAACAAATCATGGATAAAAGCGGGGATGGTGCCAAAACCACCTCCGTAACAAAGCAAAATATAACAAAGTAATACCGCAAATAGCCATGGGTTATTCGTATAGGCTAGTAGTATAAAGCAAACTATTTGTGTGCCTAACATCCAGCGAAAGGTTTGGACCCTTCCTATTTTATCGGACATACTTCCCCAGAAAAATCGTCCAATGCCATTGAATATCGAAGTCACTGCAATCAGGGTAGCCCCATAGGAAGCTAGTTTAGCGATGGTGGCTGGTTGTGTAATGTCAAGGGTAAAGGAGGTCGCCCATAGATCCTGAAATAAGGGAGATTGAAATCCTATAATGGCAATACCTGCCGTAATATTACAAAAGAAAATGATCCAGATAAGGAAAAACTTCCTTGAAAAAAGTGTACCTAATGACGAAGACTGCTTTGTATTAGGAGGCTCCTTATCCTTGGTCACTGAAGGAGGATTGGTAATCAAAAATCCTACGGGAATAGTGATGCATAAAAAGAGAATTCCTAGCCATCGAAACACCTTTACTAATATGGCTTGTTGTGCTACCAAATCAAGTGAAGGGGAATATTCAAAATAGTGTAACAGCATGGGGGCAAATAATTTGGACATGGCCAGAGCACCTAAACCAAATCCCATGACTACCAGTCCGGTAGCAAATCCTTTTTTCTCTGGGAACCATTTGGCTACGGTGGCAACAGGAGTGACATAGCCAGCTCCAAGTCCACAACCACCAATAAGTCCATAGGTTAAAAATAGTAAGATGGCACTTTGAGCCTGTAAAGCCATGGATGCTGTAATGTATCCTAACCCAAAAAGTAGTCCACCGACAATGGCTAGTTTCTGTGGTCCTATCTTTGGAAGAAGTTGACCACTGATGGCTGCGGATATTCCAAGAAAACAAATAGCTAAACTAAAAGCCCATGCAGTCATACTTTGGGACCACCCAAAAGCGGTTGCTAGTGGGAGTTGAAAAAATGACCAAGCATACGCGGTACCCAAGCATAATTGAAGAAAGGTACCTGCAATGGTTACTATCCACCGTTGAGAGCGGAAAGAGCGTGTGTTCATGATTGGAAGTGGGTCTACAGCCTCGTAATTAAGGTACACTTACCGGGCTGTATCGTTGGCAGTAAGCATACTTTGTATCTGTTAAAAATACACAAATTGACTGAGAAATGGGTTATGATTTGAATCATAAAATTTCTAAGAATCAGTCCCCATCTTTGTATTACCACAAATGAAAGCACAGTATCATGGTTTTGAATAAGTTATATCTTCGTTTTAAGGAGCATTATATGCTTTATATGCCCATGAGCATCATTTTTCAGAGCTGCTTAGGTGCCTTTGCGGCAAGCTATATACTGTTTTCTATGGATTCAATTTGGGGTATCCTTGCCTTGACCCTTAGTGTAAGTCTTTGTATGATCTATAATGCAGCAATTCTGGCACAACTCAGTGTACGATGGGTCTTTAAATTATTGGTAGCCTCCGTGGTGCTTAATGCACTGCTATTGTTATTATATTGGTAATAGGGCAGGATACTAAACCAGTAATTTTTATTTTTACCACATGGAAAAGAGAGAGTTGACTACCCGCGATGATGTTCGTCAATTGGTGCATAGCTTTTATGCTGCCGTTCGACAAGATGCCTTATTGGGGCCTATTTTTAATGGAATGATTCATAATTGGGAGGCTCATTTGGAGCATTTGACTGATTTCTGGTGCGCCCAGCTCTTTATCGATCGATCCTACAATGGCAACCCTATTGAAGTTCATAGAAAGGTAGATGCTTTTGCCAATCACGCGCTTAGTGAACATCATTTTGGAGCTTGGTTAAATTTATGGATAGACACCCTAGATGCTTCTTTTCAGGGTGATAATGTGTTTATTCTAAAGAATAGAGCACGTAAGATGGCGAGTTTCATCCATATTGACGTATTTACACATAGGTCGTCCACGTAAACAAATAATTAACATAATATTGTAGGGTTTTACTCTTGTAAATAGGGAAGTAAATAAGAAAAACAACCTATTTTTGTACTCGTTTGTATTAAAACAATCTTAAAGGACATACGCTCATGATAAACTCGCTTACTAAAGCCCTTTTTTCTACCCGACTTATGGCTGTTTTATTTGTTGTTTTTGCCACGGCCATGGCATTGGGAACTTTTGTTGAAAGTTGGTACAGTATTCAAACTGCACGTATTTGGATTTATAACGCATGGTGGTTTGAAGGAATTATGTTGTTTTTCGTAATTAATTTTATGGGAAATATCAAACGTTACCAATTGTGGAAACGAGAAAAATGGGCCGTTTTACTGTTACACCTTTCCTGGATTCTTATTATTGCTGGAGCCTTTGTTACCCGATATATCAGTTATGAAGGAGTAATGCCTATTAGAGAAGGGCAGGAAGCTAATTTTTTCCTTTCTGAAAAAACATATGTAACTGCTTTTGTAGATGGAGAATTTGAAGGGGAACCTTTAAGAAAATCATTGCAAGATGTAGTGCTTTTTTCGAAGGAAGCTAACAATAAATTGGATTGGAATGAAGATTTTAAAGGAAAACCTTTCCGAATCCAATATGCTGGGTTTATTGAAGGAGCCGAGGAAACCTTGGTTGAGGATACCACAGGGGCTACCTATTTAAAAGTGGTAGAATCCAGTGGAGGAGAACGCCATGATCACTTTATTAAAGAAGGTGAAGTGACCAGCATCCATAACGTATTATTTGCGCTAAATCATCCTACACAAGGGGCGATTAATATTAGTACCAAGGATAGCGCGTATACTATTGAAACTCCTTTTGAAGGTACTTTCCTTAGAATGGCAGATCAGTTACAAGGAGAGGTATTTAAAGATACTGTTCAAGTCCTGCAATTACGTTCTTTATATAGTGTGGCAGGGATGCAGTTTGTGTTTCCTGATCCAGTAATTAAAGGAAGCTATGGGATTAAAGAAATGAAGGCTGAAGATAAGTTCAAAGGAAATCCGAATGCTATATTTCTGGATATTACTGTGGCTGACCAGACCCAACGTGTTGGACTTCTTGGAGGACAATATATAATTAATGATCCAAAGAAGGTCAATGTTGGCGGATTTGATTTCCATCTTAGTTATGGTTCTATACGTCATGAACTTCCATTTACTATTCAGTTAAATGACTTTGTAGCGGAACGTTATCCCGGTACAGAAAAAAGTTATTCATCCTATATGAGTAAGGTCACTGTTAAGGACGAACAGTCTTTTGACTATGATATTTATATGAACCATATTTTAGACCACAGAGGATATCGATTTTTTCAAGCTTCCTTTGATCCAGATGAAAAAGGAACAGTACTTTCTGTAAACCACGATTATTGGGGAACTTGGATTACCTATATCGGGTACTTCCTGTTGTACACTGGTCTTATGGGTATCATGTTCTATGGTAAAACCCGTTTCCGTAGTCTTGGTGAGAAATTAAATGAAATAAAAGCGAAAAAAGCGACCTTAACCACTCTTTTGGTGTTGGGATTACTTTTACCTAGTATGGCCCAGGAGCATGCTGATACCACTCATGGTCTTATGCCTACTAAACAACAAATTGATTCTGTGTTAAAAGCTACAAAGGTAGACAAAGCCCATGCAGAAAAATTTGGAGCGCTTGTAATTCAGGATGATGGTGGGCGTATGAAGCCTATAAATACATTTGCCTCTGAATTACTTCGAAAAATGAGCAAAAGTGATGTCTTTATGGGGATGGATGCCAATCAGGCGTTGCTTTCCATGATGCTTAATCCTGCAGCCTGGTATCACGCGGAGTTCATGTACCTTAAAAAAGACAACGATAGTCTGCACAATTTATTGGGAATTGAAAAAGGTGCCAAATATGTAAAGGCGATTGATTTCTTTACCCCTACAGGGGATTATAAGCTGGCGCCTTATTTGCAAGATGCCTATGCAACCAACACACCTAATCAATTTCAAAAGGACTTCAAAACTTCTGACCAG harbors:
- a CDS encoding geranylgeranylglycerol-phosphate geranylgeranyltransferase — translated: MSVLRLLRIPNLLLLVFVQASMYFLLIKPLVPSTPLDVFQWSLLVVASVCIAAAGYVLHAIESVDIDRVNYPNRVVINTHVQEKSAFNLYIALNMVGVGIGFWVSYQLGKPSYATWFILCSALLYLYATSFYKKLLIGNLIVALLVFLNVLTIPIFAIIPMLPAFKGFVVSWIFQWSLGLGVVAFIVSFIREIIKDAYDMDGDYSFGVRSIPILIGIRRTGVLCGVLCVGTALLSFGIMYRYLYTQLPVVLYVLLGIIGPLLYISTRCFSVKHKKNIPFISTFLKGILVAAAGILVLMYFTIINP
- a CDS encoding KdsC family phosphatase is translated as MDTKSYKEYLHQITTFVFDVDGVLTDGSVIITTDGQLLRTMNTKDGYALKTAVDKGYNVCIISGGSNEGVRSRLRALGITDIYMGSHHKAEELDRYLDVYGIAPQHVLYMGDDIPDLPAMEMVAVASCPQDAVQEVKNASLYVSHKRGGQGCVRDIIEQVLKVQGKWAADTEAKYD
- a CDS encoding Rossmann-like and DUF2520 domain-containing protein, with protein sequence MITVSIIGGGNVAFHLATALNNASGVKLQQLYNRSEFADGFHQLSTPLVHSLKDLDAADIFIIAVADDAIRQVSLELPFKDQLVVHTSGSVPMDSLGDQNRKGVFYALQSFSMNRRIPFDQIPLCLEAENPEDLQLLKELGAKITPLRYHVNSTQRAALHLSAVFVNNFVNHLYFIGQELCETHQVSFDVLKPLIKETAQKITEMTPFDAQTGPARRNDKNTIDKQLTHLTNTQYQSLYSAFTESILTTYGHQKL
- a CDS encoding L-lactate MFS transporter, which gives rise to MNTRSFRSQRWIVTIAGTFLQLCLGTAYAWSFFQLPLATAFGWSQSMTAWAFSLAICFLGISAAISGQLLPKIGPQKLAIVGGLLFGLGYITASMALQAQSAILLFLTYGLIGGCGLGAGYVTPVATVAKWFPEKKGFATGLVVMGFGLGALAMSKLFAPMLLHYFEYSPSLDLVAQQAILVKVFRWLGILFLCITIPVGFLITNPPSVTKDKEPPNTKQSSSLGTLFSRKFFLIWIIFFCNITAGIAIIGFQSPLFQDLWATSFTLDITQPATIAKLASYGATLIAVTSIFNGIGRFFWGSMSDKIGRVQTFRWMLGTQIVCFILLAYTNNPWLFAVLLCYILLCYGGGFGTIPAFIHDLFGSENYAMLYGAILTAWSVAGIIGPQMVALFKDTFPEKAAYLTFISGACIVGTGLLLSLLIKNQSYRPQG
- a CDS encoding group III truncated hemoglobin, with the translated sequence MEKRELTTRDDVRQLVHSFYAAVRQDALLGPIFNGMIHNWEAHLEHLTDFWCAQLFIDRSYNGNPIEVHRKVDAFANHALSEHHFGAWLNLWIDTLDASFQGDNVFILKNRARKMASFIHIDVFTHRSST
- the ccsA gene encoding cytochrome c biogenesis protein: MINSLTKALFSTRLMAVLFVVFATAMALGTFVESWYSIQTARIWIYNAWWFEGIMLFFVINFMGNIKRYQLWKREKWAVLLLHLSWILIIAGAFVTRYISYEGVMPIREGQEANFFLSEKTYVTAFVDGEFEGEPLRKSLQDVVLFSKEANNKLDWNEDFKGKPFRIQYAGFIEGAEETLVEDTTGATYLKVVESSGGERHDHFIKEGEVTSIHNVLFALNHPTQGAINISTKDSAYTIETPFEGTFLRMADQLQGEVFKDTVQVLQLRSLYSVAGMQFVFPDPVIKGSYGIKEMKAEDKFKGNPNAIFLDITVADQTQRVGLLGGQYIINDPKKVNVGGFDFHLSYGSIRHELPFTIQLNDFVAERYPGTEKSYSSYMSKVTVKDEQSFDYDIYMNHILDHRGYRFFQASFDPDEKGTVLSVNHDYWGTWITYIGYFLLYTGLMGIMFYGKTRFRSLGEKLNEIKAKKATLTTLLVLGLLLPSMAQEHADTTHGLMPTKQQIDSVLKATKVDKAHAEKFGALVIQDDGGRMKPINTFASELLRKMSKSDVFMGMDANQALLSMMLNPAAWYHAEFMYLKKDNDSLHNLLGIEKGAKYVKAIDFFTPTGDYKLAPYLQDAYATNTPNQFQKDFKTSDQRLGLLNRALQGEIFKIFPIPDHDNNKWISTMDYRADNTLIRDTLYANFVNNSIPFYIMTLRNALKTGDYSESDKILEAFNKNQHNYGTAVMPSDSKIKAEILYNKYDIFKNLFSWYMYVGTLLFVVLLIQIFKDSKGIRLTAKILGYAIFALFALHTAGLIARWYVSGHAPWSDAYESMIYVAWATMGMGVLFAKKSPLTLASTAFVTSMVLMIAHWSWMDPAIANLQPVLDSYWLMIHVAVIVGSYGPFTLGLIIGAVVLLLMLFTTNENKPKMTLAIKELTIVNELALTVGLVMLTIGNFLGGQWANESWGRYWGWDPKETWALVSIMVYAFVVHMRIVPGLRGTWAFNFASVVAFASIMMTYFGVNFYLSGLHSYASGEKIITPSFVYYSVVIVAILGALSYWRYKVHYKKK